A window of the Lysinibacillus irui genome harbors these coding sequences:
- the typA gene encoding translational GTPase TypA, whose protein sequence is MTNLRQDLRNIAIIAHVDHGKTTLVDQLLKQSGTFRSNEHVEERAMDSNDIERERGITILAKNTAVNYNGTRINILDTPGHADFGGEVERILKMVDGVLLVVDAYEGCMPQTRFVLKKALEQKLTPIVVVNKVDKDSARPLEVVDEVLELFIELGADDDQLDFPVVYASGVNGTASLDADPANQEENMQCLFEKVIEAIPAPVDNSADPLQFQVALLDYNDYVGRIGIGRVFRGTIEVGQQVALMKLDGTVKQFRVTKLFGFFGLKREEIQSAKAGDLIAVSGMEDINVGETVCPVDHQDALTPLRIDEPTLQMTFLVNNSPFAGREGKWVTARKVEERLRSQLQTDVSLRVEDTDSPDAWTVSGRGELHLSILIENMRREGFELQVSKPQVIIREIDGVKCEPFERVQIDVPEENVGSVIESIGTRKGEMLDMVNNGNGQVRLTFLVPARGLIGYTTEFMSMTKGFGIINHTFDCYQPYIPGRIGGRHQGVLVSMETGKSTTYGMMQVEDRGTLFVEPGTEIYEGMIVGENTRENDITVNITKMKQKTNVRSATKDATNVIKKPRLLTLEEALEFLNDDEYLEITPESIRLRKQILDKNERERIAKKLKNAEQ, encoded by the coding sequence ATGACAAACTTACGTCAAGATCTTCGCAATATCGCAATTATCGCCCACGTTGACCATGGTAAAACTACCTTAGTCGACCAATTATTAAAACAATCAGGTACATTCCGTTCAAACGAACATGTTGAAGAACGTGCAATGGACTCTAATGATATTGAACGTGAACGTGGTATTACAATTTTAGCAAAAAATACTGCAGTAAACTACAACGGAACTCGTATCAACATCCTTGATACGCCTGGACACGCCGACTTTGGTGGTGAGGTAGAACGTATTTTAAAAATGGTAGATGGCGTTTTACTAGTTGTCGATGCGTATGAGGGTTGTATGCCGCAAACACGCTTTGTATTAAAAAAAGCGTTAGAACAAAAGTTAACACCAATTGTAGTTGTAAACAAAGTTGATAAAGATTCAGCACGTCCATTAGAAGTAGTAGATGAAGTATTAGAATTATTCATCGAGCTAGGTGCTGACGATGATCAATTAGATTTCCCTGTTGTTTATGCATCAGGTGTTAACGGTACAGCTTCTCTTGATGCTGATCCAGCAAATCAAGAAGAAAATATGCAATGTCTATTTGAAAAAGTAATTGAAGCAATCCCAGCACCAGTTGATAACTCAGCAGATCCATTACAGTTCCAAGTTGCATTACTTGATTATAATGATTATGTTGGTCGAATTGGGATTGGACGCGTATTCCGCGGTACTATTGAAGTAGGTCAACAAGTGGCTTTAATGAAGTTAGACGGTACTGTAAAACAATTCCGTGTAACGAAGCTATTTGGTTTCTTTGGTCTAAAACGTGAAGAAATCCAATCAGCTAAAGCAGGGGACTTAATCGCCGTTTCAGGTATGGAAGACATCAACGTTGGTGAAACAGTATGTCCTGTTGACCATCAAGATGCTTTAACACCATTACGTATTGATGAACCAACACTGCAAATGACATTCTTAGTAAATAATTCACCTTTTGCAGGTCGTGAAGGGAAATGGGTAACTGCACGTAAAGTGGAGGAGCGTTTACGTTCACAACTACAAACGGACGTTTCTTTACGCGTAGAAGATACAGATTCACCAGATGCATGGACTGTTTCTGGTCGTGGAGAACTGCATTTATCAATTCTTATTGAAAATATGCGCCGTGAAGGCTTCGAGCTACAAGTATCAAAACCTCAAGTAATCATTCGTGAAATTGATGGTGTAAAATGTGAACCGTTTGAGCGTGTACAAATTGATGTTCCAGAGGAAAATGTTGGTTCGGTTATTGAATCAATTGGTACTCGTAAAGGTGAAATGTTAGATATGGTGAACAATGGCAATGGCCAAGTTCGTTTAACATTCTTAGTTCCTGCTCGTGGTTTAATTGGTTATACGACAGAGTTCATGTCGATGACTAAAGGTTTTGGTATTATTAACCATACATTTGATTGCTACCAACCATATATTCCAGGTCGCATTGGTGGACGTCACCAAGGTGTTCTTGTTTCAATGGAAACTGGTAAATCAACAACTTATGGTATGATGCAAGTAGAGGACCGTGGTACACTATTTGTAGAGCCAGGTACTGAAATTTATGAAGGTATGATCGTTGGCGAAAATACACGTGAAAATGATATCACTGTAAACATAACAAAAATGAAGCAAAAAACGAATGTTCGTTCTGCGACAAAAGATGCAACAAACGTTATTAAAAAGCCTCGTTTATTAACACTAGAAGAAGCGTTAGAATTCTTAAATGATGATGAGTATTTAGAAATCACACCAGAATCAATTCGCCTTCGTAAACAAATTCTAGATAAAAATGAACGTGAAAGAATAGCGAAAAAACTAAAAAACGCTGAACAATAA
- a CDS encoding YlaH-like family protein, whose product MDLKSALLGELNVIQVAAQSSTDETAKVYGRMAGITRFLYENLPSYEIAGYVVFLLVFVLSAIVYKLGFAKKLKLSQNIIIYAFLFLGCIMLTFFALFLPMIEGLIVAALILIVYKTRLWREKREEQQATNQ is encoded by the coding sequence TTGGATCTAAAGTCCGCTTTATTGGGTGAACTAAATGTTATTCAAGTTGCTGCACAGTCAAGTACAGATGAAACAGCAAAAGTTTATGGAAGAATGGCTGGTATCACTAGATTTTTATACGAAAATTTACCAAGCTATGAAATAGCAGGCTATGTTGTATTTCTTCTAGTATTTGTACTTTCTGCCATTGTCTATAAGCTAGGCTTTGCCAAGAAATTAAAGTTATCTCAAAATATTATTATTTATGCGTTCCTGTTTTTAGGTTGTATCATGCTAACGTTTTTCGCCTTATTCTTGCCGATGATTGAAGGGCTTATCGTAGCAGCCTTAATTTTAATTGTCTATAAAACAAGATTATGGCGTGAGAAAAGAGAAGAACAACAAGCTACCAATCAGTAA
- a CDS encoding ABC transporter substrate-binding protein yields MRWLTKGLLLSVIALLLLSLTACNKAELEQVKVGEVTRSIFYAPQYVALEKGFFEEEGLSVELQTIAGGDKTMTALLSDGIDIALVGSETSIYVTLQGANDPIQNFAQLTQTDGTFLVARDKIDNFSWDQLKGSTFLGQRKGGMPQMAGEFVLKKHGIDPVNDLTLIQNIDFANIATAFASGTGDYVQLFEPTASVFEKEGKGYIIASFGTESGTLPYTSFMAKSSYLKEDAETVQAFTNALQRAQDFVQNESSAEVAKIIQPYFENVDLAIIETVVERYKAQGSYATDPILDEGEWDNLQTIMEEAGELPQRVEYEKLVNTSFAEKAAE; encoded by the coding sequence ATGCGTTGGCTTACAAAAGGTTTATTATTGAGTGTCATTGCTTTGTTACTCCTTTCTTTGACGGCATGTAATAAAGCAGAGCTAGAACAAGTCAAAGTAGGGGAAGTTACTCGTTCAATTTTCTATGCGCCTCAATATGTAGCGCTTGAGAAAGGATTCTTCGAAGAGGAGGGGCTTTCTGTTGAGCTACAAACGATTGCAGGTGGCGATAAAACGATGACGGCGTTACTGTCAGATGGTATTGATATTGCTTTAGTTGGGTCGGAAACGTCCATTTATGTTACTTTACAAGGTGCTAATGATCCCATTCAAAATTTTGCCCAGTTAACACAAACGGATGGGACCTTTTTAGTGGCAAGAGATAAGATAGATAATTTTTCATGGGATCAATTGAAGGGCTCGACTTTTTTGGGGCAACGTAAAGGTGGTATGCCTCAAATGGCAGGGGAATTCGTGTTGAAAAAACATGGCATCGACCCTGTGAATGATTTAACGCTCATTCAAAATATCGATTTTGCCAATATTGCTACTGCTTTTGCATCTGGGACTGGTGATTATGTCCAATTATTTGAACCAACAGCAAGCGTCTTTGAGAAAGAAGGGAAAGGGTATATTATCGCTTCGTTTGGAACGGAGTCGGGCACTCTTCCTTACACATCCTTTATGGCAAAAAGCAGTTATTTAAAGGAAGATGCTGAAACTGTTCAAGCCTTTACAAATGCATTGCAACGAGCACAGGATTTTGTACAAAATGAAAGCTCAGCAGAAGTGGCAAAAATTATTCAACCGTATTTTGAGAATGTTGATTTAGCGATTATTGAAACAGTGGTTGAGCGCTATAAAGCTCAAGGCTCCTATGCTACTGACCCTATCCTCGACGAAGGAGAGTGGGATAACTTGCAAACGATTATGGAGGAAGCAGGTGAACTTCCTCAACGAGTGGAGTATGAAAAACTTGTCAATACATCCTTTGCTGAAAAGGCTGCTGAGTAA
- a CDS encoding ABC transporter ATP-binding protein, whose protein sequence is MEFLQLENIHHSYFSSTQAKEVLRDISLAIQEGEFVSFIGPSGCGKTTLLSIIAGLFPATEGKVYIDGEELSAHNQTSIGYMLQQDYLFPWKTIEENVIIGLKIMERSNKTHKVTANALLHEIGLPHVGNNYPRELSGGMRQRVALARTLAVNPKILLLDEPFSALDYQSKLKLEDLVVETLKTYKKTAILVTHDIGEAIAMSERVFLFSANPGTLHKVFEIPKALRELSPFDVRQHPAYADVFQTIWKELESLG, encoded by the coding sequence ATGGAATTTTTGCAGCTAGAGAATATTCACCATAGTTATTTTTCAAGCACACAGGCAAAGGAAGTATTACGTGATATCAGTTTAGCCATTCAGGAAGGAGAATTTGTCTCATTTATTGGACCGAGTGGCTGTGGGAAAACAACCCTATTATCGATAATTGCGGGTTTATTCCCTGCAACTGAAGGCAAGGTCTATATAGATGGGGAAGAACTATCGGCACATAATCAAACTAGCATTGGCTATATGCTTCAGCAAGACTATTTATTTCCGTGGAAGACTATTGAAGAAAATGTAATAATCGGTCTGAAAATCATGGAACGGAGCAATAAAACACATAAAGTAACGGCCAATGCCCTTTTGCATGAAATCGGCTTACCACATGTCGGGAACAATTATCCACGAGAATTATCAGGAGGGATGAGGCAACGTGTGGCACTTGCTCGTACATTAGCCGTTAATCCAAAAATATTACTTTTAGATGAACCGTTTTCAGCTTTAGATTACCAGTCGAAATTAAAGTTAGAAGATTTAGTCGTTGAAACCTTAAAAACGTATAAGAAGACGGCTATTCTTGTGACACATGATATTGGTGAAGCTATCGCGATGAGTGAGCGTGTCTTTCTATTTTCTGCAAATCCTGGGACATTACACAAAGTGTTTGAAATTCCTAAAGCACTTCGTGAGCTTTCACCGTTTGATGTAAGACAGCATCCAGCCTATGCAGATGTTTTCCAAACCATTTGGAAGGAGCTGGAGAGCCTTGGATAA
- a CDS encoding ABC transporter permease, whose amino-acid sequence MDNTLFKQYQQLLKKEKRFVRLYQLIILLLFFGGWELLSRLEWIDRLIFSSPTHVWHTFIEKVNDGSLTLHVGVTLMETVIGFIAGTLLGTLIAIVLWWSPLLSKVLDPYLVILNAMPKVALGPILIVALGPGYFSIIAMGALISIIITTIVVYTAFKGVDPNYSKVLQTFGATRWQIFREVILPASFPTIISTLKVNVGLSWVGVIVGEFLVASKGLGYLIIYGFQVFNFNLVLMSLLIIAFFATIMYQVVELIEKAIIKTNE is encoded by the coding sequence TTGGATAACACATTATTTAAACAATATCAGCAGTTGTTAAAAAAGGAGAAACGCTTTGTTCGACTATATCAACTTATTATTCTGCTCCTATTTTTCGGAGGATGGGAGCTACTGTCAAGGTTAGAATGGATTGATCGTTTAATATTCAGCTCACCAACGCATGTTTGGCATACCTTTATTGAAAAAGTAAACGATGGCTCTTTAACATTGCATGTTGGTGTTACTCTAATGGAGACGGTAATAGGCTTTATAGCGGGTACTTTACTAGGAACGTTAATTGCTATTGTTTTATGGTGGTCTCCGTTATTATCAAAGGTACTTGATCCGTATTTAGTTATTTTAAACGCGATGCCAAAAGTTGCGCTTGGACCGATTTTAATTGTAGCACTTGGTCCAGGATATTTTTCAATCATAGCGATGGGTGCATTGATTTCCATCATTATTACAACCATTGTTGTCTATACCGCTTTTAAAGGAGTTGACCCGAACTATAGTAAGGTTTTACAAACATTTGGGGCAACAAGATGGCAAATATTTCGGGAAGTGATATTACCAGCTTCTTTTCCTACGATTATTTCAACACTGAAGGTGAACGTTGGTTTATCGTGGGTAGGGGTTATAGTGGGCGAATTTTTAGTAGCATCAAAAGGTCTTGGATATTTAATTATTTATGGCTTCCAAGTATTTAATTTCAACCTTGTCCTAATGTCATTGCTCATTATTGCATTTTTTGCAACTATTATGTATCAAGTGGTCGAATTGATTGAAAAGGCGATCATTAAAACTAATGAATAA
- a CDS encoding YlaI family protein, with amino-acid sequence MRVKCVICDTIHNIDDNLPLAKKLRNRPIHTYMCTICHDRIKDNTVARLETGNFRFYITSPQMDKEF; translated from the coding sequence ATGCGCGTAAAATGCGTAATTTGCGATACGATTCATAATATAGATGATAATTTGCCATTAGCAAAAAAGTTGCGTAATCGTCCAATCCATACTTACATGTGTACTATTTGCCATGATCGAATTAAAGATAATACGGTTGCACGACTTGAAACTGGCAATTTCCGGTTCTATATTACTTCACCACAAATGGATAAAGAATTTTAA
- a CDS encoding molybdopterin-binding protein, whose product METIIPIKGAVSYQLTLDPTVWIFDDRKLDLNTYFTTQDVEEDSDIKYMREVGAHWSREIMEGATFPPTLKSERKFDRKGMETGTFGIELSHFLKNAEIKPEATKIVLECKDGQEYPFTIEEANTLILKYSQDGKPLLEDGPIHVLLRDGSNLDNPIKNVSAIRAE is encoded by the coding sequence ATGGAAACAATAATTCCTATCAAGGGTGCAGTTTCATACCAACTAACATTAGATCCCACTGTGTGGATTTTCGATGATCGTAAATTAGATTTAAATACTTACTTCACTACACAAGATGTCGAGGAAGATTCAGACATCAAGTATATGCGTGAGGTTGGCGCTCACTGGTCACGTGAAATTATGGAAGGGGCAACATTCCCACCTACGTTAAAATCAGAGCGTAAATTTGACCGTAAAGGAATGGAAACAGGTACATTTGGAATCGAATTGAGTCACTTCTTGAAAAATGCTGAAATTAAGCCTGAAGCGACAAAAATCGTCCTAGAATGCAAAGATGGTCAAGAGTATCCATTCACAATTGAAGAAGCAAATACCCTTATTTTAAAATATAGCCAAGATGGCAAGCCCCTTTTAGAAGATGGTCCAATCCATGTATTATTAAGAGATGGTTCAAATCTAGACAATCCTATTAAAAACGTATCAGCCATTCGTGCTGAATAG
- a CDS encoding YlaN family protein, with amino-acid sequence MDTKSQTSFQEKALELLVADADKIARLIRVQMDHLTMPQCPLYEEVLDTQMFGLSREIDFAVKLGLIEREKGKEILDSLEKELSVLHDAYTDK; translated from the coding sequence ATGGATACGAAATCACAAACTTCTTTTCAAGAGAAGGCTTTGGAGCTACTAGTTGCTGATGCAGACAAGATTGCTCGTCTTATTCGAGTACAAATGGATCATTTAACAATGCCACAATGCCCTTTATATGAGGAAGTATTAGATACACAAATGTTCGGCCTGTCACGTGAAATTGATTTTGCTGTGAAGCTTGGACTAATTGAACGTGAAAAAGGCAAAGAAATTCTCGATTCACTCGAGAAGGAACTTTCTGTACTACACGACGCGTATACAGACAAATAA
- a CDS encoding FtsW/RodA/SpoVE family cell cycle protein codes for MRQYLKRYAQNFDYPLFFTVLLLSLFGLIMIYSSSMMVAIVQKEQAPDFFYRKQVINLMVAFLGFIVAAFFPYKHYANKNIMLFLTIVLIVLFTWVKVAGNGADQVGSQSWIAIPGLGNFQPSEYAKLFIILYFAAAFYRKAQKYTFEKLQPTEIFYPIFLWILVVAGVAFETDLGAVIILCGIAVSVVASSGIPFKTFWKFFGVLAAFGAAILGILLLFKGELLTENRKGRILSYLNPFEYEDGSGHQVVNSYYAIGGGGLEGRGLGQSIQKLGYLPEPQTDFIMAIIMEELGIWGVLIVLCGLGFIVYKGFSIALRTKDPLARMIAAGIASWIGWQTFINLGGVTGLIPLTGVTLPFISYGGTSIIILSLAMGILINVSMFEKVERKKTQS; via the coding sequence ATGAGACAATACTTAAAACGTTATGCACAAAATTTTGATTACCCCTTATTTTTTACGGTCCTATTATTAAGTTTATTTGGGTTAATAATGATTTATAGTTCAAGTATGATGGTTGCTATTGTACAAAAAGAACAAGCACCTGATTTTTTCTATCGAAAACAAGTAATCAATTTAATGGTGGCATTCCTTGGCTTTATAGTGGCTGCTTTTTTCCCATATAAACATTATGCGAATAAAAATATTATGTTATTTCTAACCATCGTATTAATTGTGTTATTTACGTGGGTAAAAGTGGCTGGTAATGGGGCAGATCAAGTAGGCTCACAGAGTTGGATTGCTATTCCAGGTTTAGGGAATTTTCAGCCTTCGGAATATGCAAAACTATTTATAATCTTATATTTTGCAGCTGCTTTTTATCGAAAAGCGCAAAAATATACGTTTGAAAAGCTACAACCAACCGAAATATTCTATCCCATTTTCCTATGGATTTTAGTCGTTGCTGGGGTGGCCTTCGAAACAGATTTAGGTGCTGTTATTATTTTATGTGGAATAGCCGTATCTGTAGTTGCTTCAAGTGGTATTCCCTTTAAAACCTTTTGGAAGTTTTTTGGTGTATTAGCAGCATTCGGTGCAGCAATTTTAGGAATACTTCTGCTGTTCAAGGGAGAACTACTAACAGAAAACAGAAAAGGACGGATTTTATCTTATTTAAATCCGTTTGAGTACGAAGATGGTAGTGGACATCAAGTGGTGAATAGTTATTATGCTATTGGTGGAGGCGGCTTAGAAGGGCGCGGTCTTGGTCAATCCATTCAAAAATTAGGGTACTTGCCTGAACCACAAACGGATTTCATTATGGCAATCATAATGGAGGAATTAGGAATATGGGGAGTTTTAATTGTTTTATGTGGTTTAGGGTTTATTGTATATAAAGGTTTTTCTATTGCATTGCGAACGAAAGATCCATTGGCACGCATGATTGCGGCTGGTATTGCGAGCTGGATAGGCTGGCAAACGTTTATTAATCTTGGGGGTGTAACTGGGTTAATCCCGTTAACCGGTGTAACGTTACCTTTTATAAGCTATGGCGGTACATCTATAATCATTCTATCTTTAGCGATGGGGATATTAATCAATGTTTCTATGTTTGAAAAGGTAGAGCGGAAAAAAACACAATCATAA
- the pyc gene encoding pyruvate carboxylase, producing the protein MESINKILVANRGEIAIRIFRACTELNIQTVAIYSREDSGAFHRFKADEAYLVGAGKKPIDAYLDIEDIIAIAKDADVDAIHPGYGFLSENVEFARRCEEEGIVFIGPTSQHLDMFGDKVKARSQAIAAEIPVIPGTDGPVADLAEVETFASTYGYPVMIKAALGGGGRGMRLVHTPEELASSYERAKSEAKAAFGSDEVYVEKAIIKPKHIEVQIIGDQQGNIVHLYERDCSIQRRHQKVVEIAPSHSISQELRNRICDAAVKLMKNVSYINAGTVEFLVAGEDFYFIEVNPRIQVEHTITEMITGVDIVHAQIKVAAGYALHSEEIHMPKQEDMPMIGYAIQARVTTEDPANDFMPDTGKLMVYRSSGGFGVRLDAGNGFQGAVVTPYYDSLLVKISTSGMNFKEAAAKMDRNLKEFRIRGVKTNIPFLNNVVTHEKFLSGAFDTSFIDTTPELFHFPVRKDRGTKLLSYIGNVTLNGFPGVEKKSKPIFVQPNIPKVDTLIAPPAGTKQILDTQGADGLVQWILAQEDVLLTDTTFRDAHQSLLATRVRSQDMYQIADATARMMHQLFSLEMWGGATFDVAYRFLKEDPWERLAKLREQVPNVLFQMLLRGANAVGYTNYPDNLIREFIAESAASGIDVFRIFDSLNWIKGMEVAIDAARQSGKIAEAAICYTGDILDDSRAKYSVQYYKDMAKELESAGAHILAIKDMAGLLKPEAAYRLISELKETTSLPIHLHTHDTSGNGIYLYAKAIEAGVDIIDTALGSMAGLTSQPSANSLYYAMKGGKREVRADIDALEKLSYYWEDVRKYYKDFESGMISPHSEIYVHEMPGGQYSNLQQQAKAVGLGDRWEEVKRMYSRVNLLFGDIVKVTPSSKVVGDMALFMVQNDLDENTVLTRGQTIDFPDSVIEFFQGYLGQPHGGFPEALQQVVLKDREAITVRPGELLEPIQFEQLEAVLEEKLNRPVSKKDVLAYALYPKVFEEYAKTEESFGNISVLDTPTFLYGLKLGEIIEVEIEKGKTLIIKLVSIGEPQHNGTRVLYFELNGQSRELVIQDMTVEVDGNLALKADPSNPNQIGATMPGTVLKVVVSKGSPVKRGDHLLITEAMKMETTVQAPKDGVVKEVYASAGDAISTGDLLIEIE; encoded by the coding sequence ATGGAATCAATCAACAAAATTCTCGTAGCCAATCGAGGAGAAATTGCAATTCGTATTTTCCGTGCATGTACGGAGCTGAATATCCAAACTGTTGCCATCTATTCAAGGGAGGATAGTGGTGCCTTTCATCGCTTTAAAGCAGATGAAGCTTATTTAGTGGGAGCTGGCAAGAAACCAATCGATGCTTATTTAGATATCGAGGATATTATTGCCATCGCAAAAGATGCAGATGTTGATGCGATTCATCCAGGGTATGGTTTTTTATCAGAAAATGTGGAATTTGCCCGTCGCTGTGAGGAAGAAGGCATTGTCTTTATCGGACCAACTTCTCAGCATTTAGATATGTTTGGGGATAAAGTCAAAGCACGTTCGCAAGCCATTGCGGCAGAAATTCCTGTTATTCCTGGTACAGATGGTCCAGTAGCTGATCTAGCAGAAGTAGAGACATTTGCTAGCACTTACGGCTATCCAGTTATGATTAAGGCAGCACTTGGCGGTGGTGGTCGTGGGATGCGTTTAGTCCATACACCGGAGGAGCTTGCTTCTTCTTATGAAAGGGCAAAATCAGAGGCAAAGGCTGCTTTTGGTTCTGATGAGGTGTATGTTGAAAAAGCTATTATCAAACCAAAACATATTGAAGTACAGATTATTGGTGATCAGCAGGGCAATATTGTGCACTTATATGAGCGTGATTGCTCGATTCAGCGTCGTCACCAAAAAGTAGTTGAAATTGCCCCATCACATTCGATTTCACAAGAGTTAAGAAATCGTATTTGTGACGCTGCCGTGAAATTAATGAAGAATGTCTCGTACATAAATGCAGGGACAGTGGAATTTTTAGTCGCAGGCGAAGATTTTTATTTCATCGAGGTAAACCCTCGTATTCAAGTAGAACATACGATTACAGAAATGATTACAGGTGTCGATATCGTCCATGCCCAAATCAAGGTAGCAGCAGGTTATGCTCTGCATAGTGAAGAAATTCATATGCCGAAGCAAGAGGATATGCCAATGATTGGCTATGCAATTCAGGCTCGTGTAACAACAGAAGACCCTGCAAATGACTTTATGCCGGATACAGGGAAATTAATGGTATACCGTTCTAGTGGCGGTTTCGGTGTACGTTTAGATGCGGGGAATGGTTTCCAAGGTGCTGTCGTAACACCGTATTATGACTCTTTACTAGTGAAAATTTCAACATCAGGCATGAACTTTAAAGAAGCTGCTGCGAAAATGGATCGCAATTTAAAAGAATTCCGAATTCGTGGCGTCAAAACGAATATACCGTTTTTAAATAATGTGGTAACACATGAGAAGTTTTTATCAGGTGCTTTTGACACAAGCTTTATTGATACAACACCTGAACTATTCCATTTCCCTGTACGTAAGGACCGTGGGACAAAGCTGTTAAGTTATATTGGTAATGTGACATTAAACGGCTTCCCTGGTGTTGAAAAAAAATCAAAGCCTATTTTTGTACAACCGAATATTCCAAAAGTCGATACACTAATAGCACCTCCAGCAGGTACGAAACAGATTTTAGATACACAGGGAGCAGATGGCTTAGTGCAATGGATTTTAGCACAGGAAGACGTTCTACTAACAGATACTACATTCCGCGATGCTCACCAATCCCTGCTTGCAACACGTGTTCGTTCACAGGATATGTATCAAATTGCAGATGCAACAGCTCGTATGATGCATCAGTTATTCTCGTTGGAAATGTGGGGCGGTGCAACATTCGATGTAGCGTATCGCTTCTTAAAAGAGGATCCATGGGAGCGATTAGCGAAACTGCGTGAACAAGTACCGAATGTGTTATTCCAAATGTTACTACGTGGAGCTAATGCCGTTGGTTATACTAACTATCCTGACAATTTAATCCGTGAATTTATCGCTGAATCCGCAGCATCAGGTATTGATGTGTTCCGTATTTTCGATAGCTTGAATTGGATTAAAGGAATGGAAGTAGCGATAGATGCTGCGCGTCAATCAGGAAAAATTGCTGAAGCGGCAATTTGTTATACAGGAGACATCCTCGACGACAGCCGTGCGAAATATTCAGTGCAATACTATAAAGATATGGCGAAAGAGCTTGAATCAGCTGGTGCCCATATTTTAGCTATTAAAGATATGGCTGGTTTATTGAAACCGGAAGCTGCGTACCGTTTAATTTCCGAGTTAAAAGAGACGACAAGTCTGCCAATCCACTTGCATACACATGACACAAGTGGAAATGGAATTTACTTGTATGCTAAGGCGATTGAAGCAGGTGTAGATATCATTGATACAGCGCTTGGATCTATGGCAGGTCTTACATCTCAACCGAGTGCCAATTCCTTGTACTATGCAATGAAGGGCGGTAAACGTGAGGTACGTGCGGATATTGATGCATTAGAAAAATTATCGTACTACTGGGAAGATGTTCGTAAATACTATAAAGATTTCGAAAGTGGCATGATCAGCCCACATTCTGAAATTTATGTACACGAGATGCCTGGCGGTCAATATAGTAACCTTCAGCAACAAGCAAAAGCAGTGGGTCTCGGCGATCGTTGGGAAGAAGTGAAACGTATGTATTCCCGTGTAAATCTACTATTCGGAGATATTGTCAAAGTGACACCATCTTCCAAAGTGGTCGGGGACATGGCACTCTTCATGGTCCAAAATGATCTTGACGAAAACACGGTTCTAACAAGGGGACAAACGATTGATTTCCCAGACTCTGTTATTGAATTCTTCCAAGGTTATCTTGGACAGCCACATGGTGGATTCCCAGAGGCACTGCAACAAGTCGTGCTTAAAGACCGTGAAGCAATTACAGTGCGCCCAGGGGAATTATTAGAGCCTATTCAGTTTGAACAATTAGAAGCTGTTCTAGAAGAGAAATTAAATCGTCCTGTTTCAAAGAAGGATGTATTAGCCTATGCTCTTTATCCAAAAGTTTTTGAGGAGTATGCGAAAACAGAAGAATCCTTTGGCAATATTTCGGTTCTCGATACACCAACATTCTTATATGGCTTAAAGCTTGGGGAAATCATTGAGGTTGAAATCGAAAAAGGTAAAACATTAATTATTAAACTAGTCTCGATTGGTGAGCCACAGCACAATGGGACGCGCGTTCTGTACTTTGAACTGAACGGCCAATCACGTGAATTAGTGATTCAAGATATGACAGTTGAGGTAGATGGCAACCTAGCGCTAAAAGCAGATCCAAGTAATCCAAACCAAATTGGTGCTACAATGCCAGGTACTGTGTTAAAGGTTGTTGTTTCTAAGGGCAGTCCAGTCAAACGTGGTGATCACCTACTAATAACGGAAGCGATGAAAATGGAGACAACGGTCCAAGCGCCAAAAGACGGTGTTGTAAAAGAGGTTTATGCAAGTGCAGGGGATGCTATTTCAACAGGTGATTTATTGATTGAAATTGAATAA